In Aerosakkonema funiforme FACHB-1375, a genomic segment contains:
- the rsmH gene encoding 16S rRNA (cytosine(1402)-N(4))-methyltransferase RsmH, whose protein sequence is MMDAIDNYLENETDTFPFVHIPVLARELIDGLAIRPGGHYLDATAGGGGHSRLILETAPDTKVQAIDRDEDAISAAQNNLAEYHQRIQFWHGNFAEYKPKNIQFDGIIADLGVSSFHLDTGSRGFSFRHEAELDMRMDRRQSLTAEEIINHWEEAELADIFYKYGEERLSRRIARAIVQQRPFQTTTELADAIARNVPRQYRYGRINPATRVFQALRIVVNEELKSLETFLNLAPNWLKPGGRIAIISFHSLEDRIVKHTLRESPLLRVLTKKPIIPQEDEIEQNARSRSAKLRIAEKL, encoded by the coding sequence ATGATGGATGCGATCGACAATTATTTAGAAAATGAGACAGACACTTTCCCATTTGTACACATTCCCGTACTGGCGCGAGAATTAATTGATGGGTTGGCAATTCGTCCCGGCGGACATTACCTAGATGCTACCGCAGGAGGCGGCGGACATAGCCGTTTAATCCTAGAAACTGCACCCGATACAAAGGTACAGGCGATCGATCGCGATGAAGATGCGATTTCCGCTGCTCAAAACAACCTCGCCGAGTATCACCAACGCATCCAATTTTGGCACGGCAACTTTGCCGAATACAAACCAAAAAATATTCAATTTGATGGTATAATCGCAGACTTAGGTGTTAGTTCTTTCCATCTCGATACAGGTTCGCGAGGTTTTAGTTTTCGTCACGAAGCTGAATTGGATATGCGAATGGATCGGCGACAATCCCTCACAGCAGAAGAAATAATCAACCATTGGGAAGAAGCCGAACTAGCAGATATTTTCTATAAATATGGAGAAGAGAGACTATCGCGGCGAATTGCCAGAGCAATAGTACAGCAGCGTCCGTTTCAAACTACAACTGAACTAGCAGATGCGATCGCACGCAACGTTCCTCGACAATATCGCTACGGCAGAATTAATCCAGCTACCCGCGTGTTTCAAGCGCTGCGAATTGTTGTCAATGAAGAGTTAAAATCTTTGGAAACTTTCCTAAATTTAGCACCCAACTGGTTAAAGCCTGGTGGCAGAATTGCCATTATCAGCTTTCACAGTTTAGAAGATCGCATCGTTAAGCATACCCTACGCGAATCACCGCTATTGCGAGTGCTAACAAAAAAACCAATCATCCCACAAGAAGATGAGATCGAACAAAATGCGCGATCGCGTTCTGCCAAACTTAGAATAGCAGAAAAACTTTGA
- a CDS encoding M48 family metallopeptidase, with protein MTEEQFDALIQSLQKYARQNPTNYKFRVGLLAALGYGYIFFVFVLLCGIFWIATKTLVFSIVIAVGMARSLSLSFPKPKGVEIARSELPQLFAVIDELTTALQAPQFHHIILDNQLNAGVLQVPRFGFFGWYRNYLFLGLPLMQSLSPAEFRAVVAHELGHLSGNHSRFAGWIYRLRNIWYQFGEGLQANGQGGSILFGGFFKWYAPFFRAYSFVLARAHEYEADRCAAELAGTHNAAQALINLDIKDDYLRKYFWQNIFKQAIDLSTPPDTTITNLVQQLRNDVSSEDAAVWLDLALAQKTNNEDTHPCLFDRLSAFGYLPKGYQLPLPASVEKTAAEDFLREALPNYIARLDREWQNEISPIWKQLHEKAQLRSQNLQNLENLAQNQSLTIEQKRKRAQLTAEFKGNAAAIPLYREVLTQQPQHSIANFELGQILIEEKDPVGIRHMEIAIAQDPELLIPGSRLIFGFLKRQGKNAEAKIYLEQIEQNYYTWRQAATERKEVSYRDNFAHHNLPDAEAIQLAQQLSTYPQIKEAFLVQKLVTHLPEKPFYVLGIIRRYVSVKVADYKSDPELIDLVQSELNFSGDVFAIVLNEYNRKLAQVLGKIKGASIYRR; from the coding sequence ATGACAGAAGAACAATTCGACGCCCTCATCCAAAGTTTGCAGAAATACGCTCGTCAAAACCCGACTAACTACAAGTTTCGGGTCGGTTTGTTGGCTGCACTTGGGTACGGCTACATTTTCTTTGTCTTTGTATTGCTGTGCGGGATATTTTGGATCGCGACAAAAACGCTGGTGTTCAGTATTGTAATCGCAGTTGGGATGGCGCGATCGCTCAGCTTGAGTTTCCCCAAACCCAAAGGCGTGGAAATCGCCCGCAGCGAACTGCCCCAACTATTTGCCGTCATCGACGAACTGACAACCGCGCTACAGGCTCCCCAATTTCACCATATCATTTTGGATAACCAACTCAACGCGGGTGTTCTGCAAGTACCCCGTTTCGGCTTTTTCGGTTGGTATCGCAATTATTTGTTTTTGGGACTTCCATTAATGCAGTCCCTTTCCCCAGCAGAGTTTCGCGCCGTTGTTGCCCACGAATTGGGACATTTATCTGGCAATCACAGTCGTTTTGCCGGTTGGATATATCGACTTCGCAATATTTGGTATCAATTCGGAGAAGGATTGCAGGCAAATGGGCAAGGCGGATCTATATTATTTGGTGGTTTTTTTAAATGGTATGCGCCTTTTTTCCGCGCTTATTCGTTTGTCTTGGCACGCGCTCATGAATACGAAGCCGATCGCTGTGCCGCAGAACTGGCTGGAACCCATAACGCTGCCCAAGCACTAATTAATCTTGACATAAAAGACGATTACTTGAGAAAGTATTTTTGGCAAAATATTTTCAAACAAGCGATCGATCTCTCGACACCTCCCGACACCACGATTACCAACTTAGTGCAGCAGTTACGAAATGATGTATCTTCAGAAGATGCAGCTGTTTGGTTAGATCTCGCCCTAGCGCAAAAAACCAACAACGAAGATACCCATCCTTGTTTGTTCGATCGCCTTTCTGCATTTGGTTATCTTCCCAAAGGATATCAGTTACCTTTACCAGCATCTGTGGAGAAAACTGCCGCCGAAGATTTCCTGAGAGAAGCGTTGCCAAATTATATCGCTCGCTTAGATAGGGAATGGCAAAATGAAATATCGCCAATTTGGAAACAGCTACACGAAAAGGCGCAACTGCGATCGCAAAATCTACAAAATTTAGAAAATTTGGCTCAAAATCAATCCCTAACTATCGAACAAAAAAGGAAACGCGCTCAACTAACTGCTGAATTTAAAGGAAACGCAGCTGCTATACCCCTCTACCGAGAAGTTCTCACCCAACAACCCCAGCATTCGATCGCTAATTTCGAGTTAGGACAGATATTAATAGAAGAGAAAGATCCTGTCGGTATCCGTCATATGGAAATTGCGATCGCACAAGACCCCGAACTTTTAATCCCAGGTAGTCGCCTAATTTTCGGTTTCTTAAAACGGCAAGGCAAAAACGCAGAAGCCAAAATTTATCTGGAACAAATCGAGCAAAATTATTACACTTGGCGACAAGCAGCAACAGAACGAAAAGAAGTCAGCTATCGCGATAACTTTGCTCACCACAATTTGCCAGACGCCGAAGCGATCCAACTCGCTCAACAGTTATCCACTTACCCTCAAATTAAAGAAGCATTTTTGGTACAAAAACTCGTGACTCACTTGCCAGAAAAACCATTTTATGTATTGGGAATTATCCGTCGCTACGTCAGCGTCAAAGTGGCTGACTACAAAAGCGATCCCGAACTGATCGACTTAGTGCAAAGCGAACTCAATTTTTCCGGTGATGTTTTCGCGATCGTTCTCAACGAATACAATAGAAAACTAGCCCAAGTTCTTGGTAAAATAAAGGGTGCGTCTATTTATCGTCGCTAA
- a CDS encoding NAD(P)H-quinone oxidoreductase subunit H: MARIETRTEPMVLNMGPHHPSMHGVLRLIVTLDGEDVIDCEPVIGYLHRGMEKIAENRTNVMYVPYVSRWDYAAGMFNEAVTVNAPEKLADIPVPKRASYIRVIMLELNRIANHLLWLGPFLADVGAQTPFFYIFREREMIYDLWEAATGYRLVNNNYFRIGGVAADLPYGWVDKCEDFCDYMVPKVDEYERLITDNPIFRRRTEGIGTISREEAINWALSGPMLRASGVKWDLRKVDHYECYDDFDWEVQWETAGDCFARYLVRIREMRESVKIIRQAIKGLPGGPYENLEAKRLAEGPKSEWGGFDYQYIAKKIAPTFKIPKGEIYARVESGKGELGIYLIGDDNVFPWRWKIRPADFNNLQVFPHILKGMKVADIVAILGSIDIIMGSVDR, from the coding sequence ATGGCAAGAATTGAAACCAGAACCGAACCGATGGTACTCAACATGGGGCCTCACCATCCCTCCATGCACGGAGTACTGCGGTTAATTGTCACCCTAGACGGTGAAGATGTGATAGATTGCGAGCCAGTCATTGGCTACCTGCATCGCGGCATGGAAAAAATTGCCGAGAACCGCACCAATGTCATGTACGTTCCCTACGTGAGTCGGTGGGACTACGCAGCAGGGATGTTCAACGAAGCTGTCACCGTCAACGCACCGGAAAAGTTAGCCGATATCCCAGTTCCCAAACGCGCTAGCTATATCCGCGTCATTATGCTGGAACTGAATCGGATTGCCAATCACTTGCTGTGGCTTGGCCCATTTTTGGCTGACGTTGGCGCTCAAACTCCGTTTTTCTACATCTTCCGGGAACGGGAAATGATTTACGACCTGTGGGAAGCTGCTACAGGTTATCGCTTGGTGAACAATAACTACTTCCGCATCGGCGGAGTCGCCGCAGATTTGCCCTACGGTTGGGTTGACAAGTGCGAAGACTTCTGCGATTATATGGTGCCCAAAGTTGACGAGTACGAACGCTTGATCACGGATAATCCGATTTTCCGGCGGCGGACGGAGGGTATCGGCACGATTAGTCGCGAAGAAGCGATTAACTGGGCGCTTTCTGGCCCAATGCTACGCGCTTCTGGGGTGAAGTGGGATTTGCGGAAAGTTGACCACTACGAGTGCTACGACGATTTCGACTGGGAAGTGCAGTGGGAAACTGCCGGTGATTGTTTCGCCCGTTATTTGGTGCGGATTCGCGAAATGCGCGAGTCGGTGAAGATTATTCGCCAAGCGATTAAGGGATTGCCTGGTGGGCCATACGAGAATTTGGAAGCCAAGCGGTTGGCAGAAGGGCCAAAATCTGAGTGGGGCGGTTTTGATTACCAGTACATCGCTAAGAAGATTGCCCCTACTTTCAAGATTCCCAAGGGCGAAATTTACGCTCGTGTGGAAAGCGGTAAAGGCGAGTTGGGAATTTATTTGATTGGCGATGATAATGTGTTCCCTTGGCGTTGGAAAATTCGTCCGGCGGATTTCAACAATCTGCAAGTTTTTCCGCACATCCTTAAAGGGATGAAGGTTGCCGATATTGTGGCTATTTTGGGCAGTATCGACATCATCATGGGATCGGTCGATCGGTAG